Within the Cloacibacillus sp. genome, the region GCCGGTGGTGACGGCGTTGCCGCATGAACTTCCAGATACCGTACCCATCAGGCCGCTCGCGACGACGGCGGCTTTACCGGGACCGCCCTGACTCCTGCCCGCTACCGCGACGGCAAGGTCTATGAAGAACTGCCCCGCTCCCGACGAACTAAGGAAAGCTCCAAAGAGAATGAACAGGAATATAAATGAGGCAGAGACTCCGAGGGGTACGCCAAAGATTCCGTCCGTTCTGAGATAAAGAAATGGAGCCAATTCATCTAAATTGAATCCGCCGTGCGCCAGAATTCCCGGCATATAAGGGCCAAAGATACCGTAAAGAATAGCGATGATAGCCATTATCGGCAGCGGCCACCCCATCGAGCGGCGTGTGCCCTCAATGACCAGAAAAACCATTATGCAGCCTATGTATATGTCAGAGGGTATCGCCGATCCCTCGCGCATCGCGATGGCCTCATAATTGTAGAGAATGTTCGCGCATCCAAAGACAAGCGCGCCCGCCAATATCCAGTCAAGCCACTCTATCCTTGTCTTCGAGCCTCTCTTCTGAGACATCGGATAACAGAGAAACAGAAGCGATCCCATGAACATCCAGTGCCACGACCGCTGCGTCATAGCGTCGAATAGGTCGAAAGCCGCGGTGTAGAGGTGGAATATGGAGGCAATTATTGCGATTCCGGCGACCAGGTAATACTGGTATCCAGACAATATCCTCTTTTTGCTCTCCTCCGGGTCAACAATAATGATTTTATCTTCCTGTACCGTCTCTGTCGGAGGGATCATCTTTTTGCCTGAGTCGTCAGCTATTCTACTAAACCTCCTGTAATTGGAAACCTTAAAGGCAACACGGGAAGAACTCAGCCTTCCCGTGTTCCATATGTCCGTTGATGATTATTTCGACTCTACGTTTACGCCCTTTTCCTTGAAGTATTTGGCCGCTCCCTTGTGGAACGGGATGATGCCTATTCCGGCCTTCTGCGGCGTAAAATCTACCGCCTGCGGCGTAACCTTCATGATATCTTCTTTTTTCTCAATGAAGATCTTCACCATGTCATAGGCCACCTTCTCCGGAAGCTTATTGTTCACGACGAGGAAATTTCCGTCGGCGACGGTCTTGACGTCCTGGTCCTGCTTTGTGTACGAACCTTTAGTTATCGTATAGGGCATAAGGAATGGATGTTTCGCCGTGACCTTCGCGATCACATCATCCGGAAGCGGTATCAGCACTACATCGCGTACAGCCGCGATCTCCATGACCGCAGAGCCGGGGACCGCAAAGTTGAAGAAGGCGGCGTCGATATTTCCGTCCTTAAGCGCAGTTACCGCTTCCGGCTGAGAAAGCTGCTGCTTGCGGAGATCCTTGTCGGGATCCATCCCCGCGGCATCAAGTATCATCAGGGAAAGAAGCTGGTCACCGCCGCCCTGTGCTCCGAGCGAGACCTTTTTACCCTTGATGTCAGAGAACTTTTTGATCCCTGTTCTGGTCGTAGTTACCAAATGCTGCGGAGCGGCATACATATGCATCAGCGTCAAAAGCGGCAGTTTACCGTCATCTTTGAAAGCTTCCGTTCCCGTGTACGCCTGATACAGCGTTGAGCCCATCGTCATTCCTATCTGAGCCTTGTTTGAAGCCACCAGGCGGCAGTTCTCCTTCGAGGCCGCCGTTGAACGCGAAGTCGCTTTGATATCGACATTACCCTTGGTAAGAAGCTCCGCCATCACTCCGCCCAGCGGATAATAGGTGCCCCCGACTCCTCCTGAACCGATCGTCACAAATGTCGTGGCGAAGGCCGCTGAGGCAAACAGCGCCAAAATAACCATACTTATTAAAACTCTGCTCTTCTTCATGCTGCAATCTCCCTCCTAAATTAGAAAATCCTCTTTTATGGCCTTTACAGAGGTGTGAACACGCTACTTACTTTACAAGAGCCGCTTCCGCTCTCTTGATCCCATTTTTCAGCTTTTCCAGAAGTTCTTTCACCTGAATTTCCGTGATAATCAGCGGCGGCGCCGTCATAAAGTTGTCTCCGCTGGTTCCTCTTATCTGTCCGCCGCCGGGATAAATGATGAGCCCCTCTTCGATGCAGGCTTTCGTAACCACATTTGCCGCCGCCGTCTTTTTATCAAACGGCTCCCTCGACGCCTTGTCTTTCACGACCTCAAAACCCCACATCAGCCCTTTGCCGCGGACCTCGCCAATTATGGCGCTCTCTTCACCGATCTTTTTAAGCCCTGCGCCCAGAAGTTCGCCCATCTTCGCGGCATTCTCCACAACGCCATGCTCCTTCATATATTTAAAGACGGCGGCCACAGCGGCGGCGCTCATTGGGTTGCCGTTGTACGTATGGCCGTGCATGAAAGCGCCGCTGCCGTCTTTGATCGCCTCTACGATGTTATTTCTGGCGATAATGCCGCCCGTCGGCACATAACCGGCCGCCATGCCCTTTGCGGTGGCGATGATGTCAGGTACGACATCCCAGTGGTCCACGCAGAAGTTCTTACCGGTACGCCCACAGCCCGTCATTACTTCGTCCGCAATTAGGAGGATGTCGTACCTGTCACATATATCCCGTACCATAGGCCAGTACTCGTCGGGAGGGACCACGGCGCCGACGGTTGAACCAACGATCGGCTCCGCGATAAACGATGATATATACTGCGGACCGATTATCTGGATCATCTCTTCCAGAGCCCGGGCGCAAAGCAGCCCGCATTGGGGATATTGCTTATGAAAATGGCAGCGATAACAATACGTAGAGGGGATCTTCGGCGATTCGGCGAACAACGGGGAAAATACGCGGCGGCGGGCC harbors:
- a CDS encoding aminotransferase class III-fold pyridoxal phosphate-dependent enzyme, yielding MQQHLFPRSFKTNYLEADYGEGIYIYDKQGKRYLDGCSGALISNLGHCNKDIVTAVEKQFGRLEFAHPSRWHVDIVEEAAAAIAETAPGDLDNVWFVSGGSEAVETALKLARQYYVERDGAGSSKHITIGRWNSYHGSTIGTMAVAGSMARRRVFSPLFAESPKIPSTYCYRCHFHKQYPQCGLLCARALEEMIQIIGPQYISSFIAEPIVGSTVGAVVPPDEYWPMVRDICDRYDILLIADEVMTGCGRTGKNFCVDHWDVVPDIIATAKGMAAGYVPTGGIIARNNIVEAIKDGSGAFMHGHTYNGNPMSAAAVAAVFKYMKEHGVVENAAKMGELLGAGLKKIGEESAIIGEVRGKGLMWGFEVVKDKASREPFDKKTAAANVVTKACIEEGLIIYPGGGQIRGTSGDNFMTAPPLIITEIQVKELLEKLKNGIKRAEAALVK
- a CDS encoding TAXI family TRAP transporter solute-binding subunit, whose product is MKKSRVLISMVILALFASAAFATTFVTIGSGGVGGTYYPLGGVMAELLTKGNVDIKATSRSTAASKENCRLVASNKAQIGMTMGSTLYQAYTGTEAFKDDGKLPLLTLMHMYAAPQHLVTTTRTGIKKFSDIKGKKVSLGAQGGGDQLLSLMILDAAGMDPDKDLRKQQLSQPEAVTALKDGNIDAAFFNFAVPGSAVMEIAAVRDVVLIPLPDDVIAKVTAKHPFLMPYTITKGSYTKQDQDVKTVADGNFLVVNNKLPEKVAYDMVKIFIEKKEDIMKVTPQAVDFTPQKAGIGIIPFHKGAAKYFKEKGVNVESK